In Verrucomicrobiota bacterium, one genomic interval encodes:
- a CDS encoding 4Fe-4S binding protein produces the protein MKSAGKYFPWLLLIGLFLGAVWSASAVERFPPPDFDAGYKFPTTTTPAAREAWLQIVDVLVLLGALSMSTLFVLKKRSRAHILGLTVFSALYFGFYRKGCVCSVGSTQDVALAFFNPGYAVPWTVLAFFLLPLVFTLIFGRTFCAAVCPLGAMQDLVVVKPKALPVWLEQGLGIIPFIYLGLGVLLAATGSLFLFCEYDPFIALYRRSGNWPMLAMGAGFILVGAFIGRPYCRFLCPYGAMLSVLGRFSKWNVTLTPQDCVHCQLCDIACPYGAIKEPVGELPAPSAAQRKRRLFVVTALLPVLVLAGALIGRQLGTPLSMLHPNVSLAEQIALEDSGKTKQTTKASEAFRDTGKPKTELFATALRIRGEFLFGGALLGAFAGLVIGLKLIGLSAVVKRTIFEPDTANCVACGRCYTHCPNDLIRIKREQKAKSIPLTPA, from the coding sequence TTGAAGAGCGCGGGAAAATATTTTCCATGGCTGTTGCTGATCGGTTTGTTTCTGGGAGCCGTCTGGAGCGCTTCCGCCGTGGAACGCTTTCCGCCACCGGACTTTGATGCCGGATACAAATTCCCCACGACGACCACGCCGGCGGCCCGCGAAGCATGGTTGCAAATCGTGGACGTGCTGGTACTGCTGGGCGCGCTGTCGATGTCCACCCTGTTCGTGCTGAAAAAACGCTCACGTGCCCATATTCTCGGGCTCACGGTATTTTCGGCGTTGTACTTCGGGTTTTACCGTAAAGGGTGTGTCTGCTCCGTGGGGTCAACCCAGGACGTCGCGCTTGCCTTCTTCAATCCCGGCTATGCGGTACCGTGGACCGTACTCGCTTTTTTCCTGTTGCCGCTGGTGTTCACTTTGATTTTTGGTCGGACCTTTTGCGCCGCCGTCTGCCCGCTGGGCGCGATGCAAGACCTGGTGGTGGTCAAACCCAAGGCCTTGCCCGTCTGGCTGGAGCAGGGTTTGGGCATCATCCCCTTCATCTACCTGGGCCTGGGTGTATTGTTGGCGGCCACCGGCAGCCTCTTTTTGTTCTGCGAATATGACCCGTTCATCGCCTTGTACCGTCGCAGCGGCAACTGGCCGATGCTGGCCATGGGAGCAGGGTTCATCCTGGTGGGCGCGTTCATTGGCCGGCCCTATTGCCGTTTCCTCTGCCCGTATGGCGCCATGCTCAGCGTGTTGGGACGCTTCTCCAAATGGAATGTCACCCTGACGCCGCAAGATTGCGTGCATTGCCAATTGTGCGATATCGCCTGCCCGTATGGTGCGATCAAAGAACCGGTCGGTGAATTACCAGCCCCATCCGCCGCCCAGCGCAAACGAAGACTATTCGTGGTAACGGCCCTGCTGCCAGTACTCGTGTTGGCAGGCGCTTTGATCGGCAGACAACTGGGCACGCCGCTTTCCATGTTGCATCCTAACGTGAGCTTGGCGGAACAGATTGCGTTGGAGGATTCCGGCAAAACCAAGCAAACTACCAAGGCCAGTGAAGCCTTCCGCGATACCGGCAAACCCAAGACCGAACTGTTCGCCACCGCCTTGAGGATTCGCGGCGAATTCCTATTTGGCGGCGCGCTGCTCGGCGCGTTCGCCGGATTGGTCATCGGCTTGAAATTGATCGGTCTCAGCGCGGTGGTGAAGCGCACCATCTTTGAGCCGGATACCGCCAATTGTGTCGCCTGCGGACGCTGCTACACGCATTGCCCGAACGACCTGATTCGCATCAAACGCGAGCAGAAAGCCAAAAGCATTCCGCTGACCCCGGCTTGA
- a CDS encoding ferredoxin, which yields MKKPAEPEQSRREFVREGARLAAIAGLGALVGGVATKAAAANTVWQIDPFKCTWCGKCATACVLQPSAVKCVQMYPMCGYCKLCTGYFEPEPNKLNTAAENQVCPTGAIKRKAMEDPYYEYTIDEPLCIGCAKCVKGCTLFGNGSFYLQIRHDRCVNCNQCSIAEVCPAQAISRIPSDKPYLMKDRDHQGPQGGTP from the coding sequence ATGAAGAAGCCCGCAGAACCCGAGCAATCGCGCCGGGAGTTTGTGCGTGAAGGAGCCCGACTGGCGGCCATTGCCGGACTAGGAGCGCTCGTGGGTGGTGTCGCCACCAAAGCCGCCGCCGCCAACACGGTCTGGCAGATTGACCCGTTCAAATGCACTTGGTGCGGCAAGTGCGCCACGGCCTGCGTGCTGCAACCCTCGGCGGTCAAATGCGTGCAGATGTATCCGATGTGCGGTTATTGCAAACTATGCACGGGATATTTCGAGCCGGAACCGAACAAACTGAATACGGCGGCGGAGAACCAGGTGTGTCCCACCGGCGCGATCAAGCGCAAGGCGATGGAAGATCCGTACTACGAGTACACCATTGACGAACCGCTTTGCATCGGCTGCGCCAAATGCGTCAAAGGCTGCACCTTGTTTGGCAATGGCTCATTCTATTTGCAAATCCGCCATGATCGTTGTGTGAACTGCAATCAATGTTCCATTGCCGAGGTGTGTCCGGCGCAAGCCATCAGCCGCATACCCTCGGATAAGCCGTATTTAATGAAAGACCGGGATCACCAGGGACCACAGGGAGGAACCCCTTGA